One region of Armatimonadota bacterium genomic DNA includes:
- a CDS encoding family 10 glycosylhydrolase: protein MARSWVLMSLLVAVVLLVAANIPPAFCYEGEVCASLVPAPPGRWNQPLMPLFEAAAERHNVPLPLLLTLGYFGSNFENRGDAPTIEGGYGVMALRENNKWGCNSLLEGADLIKMPPGLLKVHAAGNINAAAAVLSAYANKFKIDRSKGLEAWLEPIIKYAGLDEENSRFFAAEVYEKLLTGMDYTNSAGERFYFPPQEIGAIDLSDLFPKEGVGRQKESGSLADAEATGNGGASVLSTDYGPAIWDPAPSCNFSYSQYNKTTVVIHTIEGTAAGARAWMKNCDSNVTSHYVVSEAGGVWQMVREIYTAWHCGCANSYSLGIENEGYAASSSHPKTLYDAAGLLTRDMCNDWGIVKEHRSCPPGVLGHKDINVCVCGGDHWDPGNGWDWNYFMSVVKGTPTTPTWAASYKAQSYPSSMVAGSTAIAWVEFTNTGTGTWTHGNTRLGTSSPQDRASPFYNSSNWISSNRPTDVDQSSVTNGQVGRFTFILKAPTTPGTYTEKYRLVQEGVTWFGPEITWTITVTAATGNITGTVTNSVTGAAISGATVAVTGGPSTTTNTSGVYNITGLSAGTYTVTVSKSGYTAKSASVTVTAGATTTKNFALVPTDTTPPSTPTNLVARATAPTRISLTWTASTDNTGVAGYKIYRGGTLIGTAPNASGYTDTTCSASTSYTYTVSAYDASGNESSQSSPASATTPPAEIIIDNPSAEFTGVWTTATSSTDKYGADYAFASTAETEGKTAIWRPNLAYGGTYDIYVWYPQGSNRSTASPFTVFYYGGNETVRVNQQTNGGRWNLLRSGNVFATGTSGYVKLGNGTGSTGYIVVADAVRFVTISVDTGPDTIPPSVPTNLVATRVSLNQVNLTWTASTDNVGVVGYKIYRNGALLAQKAGGPSYSDTTVQPNVTYTYTVSAYDAANNESAQSAPATTEGMNEFRAFWVDAWGSGYENSSATTTMLDYVQSCNANAVLVEMRKRGDAYYTSSYEPTGTNITPEPGYDCLADIVTKAHNRNIEVHAWVVVNRVWTSQTPPPQTTPNHVFNTHPEWFSLSSTGSMFYGDDSWLDPGHPDVENYHKNVFMEIVQNYDIDGLTLDYIRYPSTSFGYNPTAVARYNAEYGTSGNPSTTDTRWLNWRRDQVTNMVKRIYLEAKAIKPYIKIGAAVWSPASTGNASYLQNWDQWMSNHWLDYVCPMNYTDNNNVFDGDNQDSIGRQYGRHIYPAQGSYLNTISNSMTQILSVQNLGFPGVTLYDYRRTNSGTVDRPAFRDALIGTGGPFSAPRTVSPMYWIDAPTTGMLKGFIKTSSGTAIYPATVTIQGKSTKNSGTGFYGFVDLTPGTYTVTASAPGYVANSAQVTITEGVVTTQDIILGVDNTPPVITNVETKNVWGTNAQVVWDTNEPATSQVEYGLTQSYGNQTAEDNQLVTDHTVQLVNLTQNTLYHYRVKSRDGAGNLATSSDYTFTTIGNDVVADIIIDNPQATLVGSWFTGTSSTDKYGADYYYCTTQQTEDKSARWTPNIIVAGSYDVFVWYPQGTNRSQKAPFTIYYNGGSKTYNVNQQTNGGKWNLLGRHPFATGTSGYIKLGNGTGESSLNVMADAVKLSYADTTKPSVPTDLVATAVSETQANLSWTASSDNIGVAGYKIYRDDTQIGTSSTNSYSDTTCEAGMSYTYEVSAYDAAGNESDRSVPAEITMPGGDRIPPSVPQIIKADGKSPSQIDIAWTTSTDNVEVVGYKVYRNGNQIATTTNTSYSDTGLAELTTYTYEVSASDAANNESSRSAPYEGRTLDGTPPSVPTGLTATPISESRIDLSWNASTDNVGVTNYRLYRNGVEIAVPVTTTYSDTNLVPSTTYTYQVAAEDADHNVSALCSPVTATTNQDSTPPSVPTNLTTTAVSRSQINLSWTASTDNVGVAGYKIYRNSVQIGTSTTTSYSDTTCWGNTTYTYKVSAYDARGNESAQSSASVRTTPAVTDIIMDNTAATLVGAWTSGTSTTGKYGADYIYRSTAVTETGSATWTPPIDVSGYYTVYCWYTQGSNRATNAPYVVTWYNGSQTVNINQQSGGGTWVTLVTRKVYMQGISGSVKLHNGTGSTGYIVVADAVRFQMTSSDLTPPSTPTNLTATAVSKSQINLSWTASTDNVGVAGYKIYRNGTYLTSVTGTSYSNTGLPEKTTYSYKVSAYDAAENESSQSNQATATTWESQVIVDNSDAGFSASANWSTGTSSTDKYGSNYRWRPTAATSDHAVWNFSLIGPGSFTVYAWWTVGTNRSTQAPYIVYYSGGNTTIKVNQQTNGGKWNSLTTKTFAGGSNHVNLSCWATTGYIVVADAIKLVRQ from the coding sequence ATGGCGAGATCATGGGTGCTGATGTCGCTGCTGGTGGCTGTAGTGCTACTGGTGGCGGCAAACATACCCCCTGCCTTCTGTTATGAAGGCGAAGTTTGTGCTTCGTTGGTTCCCGCTCCACCAGGGCGTTGGAACCAACCGCTCATGCCACTCTTCGAAGCAGCCGCTGAGCGACACAACGTTCCCTTACCTTTGTTGCTCACATTGGGATACTTTGGCAGCAACTTTGAAAACCGAGGTGATGCGCCAACCATCGAAGGCGGTTACGGCGTAATGGCACTCCGTGAAAACAACAAATGGGGATGCAACTCGCTTTTAGAGGGCGCAGACCTTATAAAAATGCCACCAGGGCTTCTCAAAGTTCATGCTGCCGGCAACATCAACGCTGCGGCAGCTGTGCTATCGGCCTATGCGAACAAGTTCAAAATTGACCGTAGCAAAGGACTCGAAGCATGGCTTGAGCCTATTATCAAGTATGCTGGATTGGATGAGGAGAACAGCCGCTTCTTTGCTGCTGAGGTTTATGAAAAACTCCTCACTGGCATGGACTACACAAACTCTGCAGGGGAACGGTTTTATTTCCCACCTCAGGAGATAGGGGCAATAGATCTTTCTGATCTCTTCCCCAAGGAGGGCGTTGGAAGACAAAAAGAATCAGGAAGCCTCGCGGATGCAGAAGCAACAGGGAATGGTGGTGCAAGTGTCTTATCCACCGACTATGGCCCAGCAATTTGGGACCCTGCACCTAGCTGCAACTTCTCTTATTCGCAGTACAACAAGACCACGGTTGTAATCCACACCATTGAGGGCACTGCAGCAGGTGCTCGGGCGTGGATGAAAAACTGTGACTCCAACGTAACCTCCCACTATGTCGTCTCCGAAGCCGGAGGCGTGTGGCAGATGGTGCGAGAGATATACACGGCCTGGCACTGCGGATGTGCGAACTCTTACTCCCTTGGCATTGAGAACGAGGGATATGCCGCATCTTCCTCTCATCCAAAGACCTTGTATGATGCAGCCGGCCTGTTGACGCGCGACATGTGCAACGACTGGGGAATCGTAAAGGAGCATCGCTCTTGTCCTCCTGGTGTCCTTGGCCACAAGGATATAAATGTATGCGTTTGCGGTGGCGACCACTGGGATCCAGGCAACGGCTGGGATTGGAACTACTTCATGAGCGTAGTGAAGGGTACGCCAACAACGCCGACCTGGGCTGCCAGCTACAAAGCGCAGTCTTATCCGTCCAGCATGGTCGCTGGGTCAACCGCCATCGCATGGGTGGAGTTTACAAACACCGGCACAGGCACCTGGACCCATGGGAACACCCGACTTGGAACCTCGAGTCCACAAGACAGAGCGAGCCCATTCTACAACTCCTCAAACTGGATTAGCAGCAATAGGCCCACTGATGTGGACCAAAGCAGTGTTACCAATGGACAGGTTGGACGCTTCACCTTCATATTGAAGGCGCCCACCACCCCAGGCACGTACACCGAAAAATACAGGCTGGTCCAGGAAGGAGTAACGTGGTTTGGCCCTGAAATTACGTGGACTATTACGGTTACTGCCGCTACTGGAAACATCACTGGCACCGTCACCAACTCAGTTACAGGAGCAGCAATTTCGGGAGCCACGGTAGCTGTAACAGGCGGTCCGTCAACTACCACAAATACCTCGGGCGTTTACAACATCACTGGCCTGAGCGCTGGAACTTACACAGTAACCGTAAGCAAGTCGGGCTACACCGCGAAGAGCGCATCAGTTACCGTAACCGCTGGTGCGACGACCACAAAGAACTTTGCTTTGGTGCCGACTGACACAACACCGCCGAGCACACCAACCAACCTCGTAGCTCGCGCAACCGCGCCGACAAGGATTAGCCTAACCTGGACGGCATCAACGGACAATACAGGGGTGGCTGGTTACAAGATTTACCGTGGCGGCACTCTCATAGGAACGGCGCCAAACGCAAGCGGCTACACGGACACCACTTGTTCCGCAAGCACCAGCTATACCTATACGGTGAGCGCATATGATGCCTCCGGAAATGAATCCTCCCAGAGCTCGCCTGCTTCAGCAACGACTCCGCCAGCGGAGATAATTATTGACAATCCATCCGCCGAATTCACTGGCGTGTGGACTACAGCCACTTCGTCTACCGACAAGTATGGCGCAGACTATGCATTCGCAAGCACGGCTGAGACTGAGGGCAAGACCGCAATATGGCGGCCAAACCTGGCATACGGCGGCACGTACGACATCTACGTCTGGTACCCACAGGGGTCCAATAGATCTACCGCCTCACCGTTCACCGTGTTCTACTATGGCGGAAACGAGACCGTAAGGGTGAATCAGCAGACAAACGGCGGCCGATGGAACCTCCTGCGGTCAGGGAATGTTTTCGCCACAGGTACATCGGGTTATGTAAAGCTGGGCAATGGCACAGGTAGCACAGGTTATATCGTTGTGGCGGATGCAGTCCGCTTTGTGACTATCTCAGTTGACACCGGCCCTGATACAATTCCGCCGAGCGTTCCGACCAACCTAGTGGCGACCAGGGTATCGCTAAACCAAGTAAACCTAACCTGGACAGCCTCGACCGACAACGTAGGAGTCGTCGGATATAAGATTTACCGAAACGGCGCTCTCCTAGCCCAAAAGGCAGGTGGACCCAGCTACTCAGACACGACAGTTCAGCCGAATGTTACTTATACCTACACAGTGAGCGCATATGACGCCGCGAATAACGAGTCGGCGCAGAGTGCTCCAGCAACAACCGAGGGCATGAACGAATTCCGTGCTTTCTGGGTAGACGCTTGGGGATCCGGTTATGAGAATTCCTCAGCCACTACAACTATGCTGGACTATGTGCAGTCGTGCAATGCAAATGCAGTCTTGGTTGAGATGAGAAAACGCGGAGACGCATATTACACATCCTCATATGAGCCAACGGGAACTAATATAACCCCCGAGCCTGGCTACGACTGTCTTGCAGATATAGTCACGAAGGCACATAACCGGAATATCGAGGTGCATGCTTGGGTGGTCGTGAACCGCGTATGGACTAGCCAAACTCCTCCGCCTCAAACGACACCCAACCATGTGTTCAACACCCACCCGGAGTGGTTCTCGCTAAGCTCCACTGGGTCGATGTTCTATGGAGACGACAGTTGGCTCGACCCAGGCCATCCAGATGTCGAGAACTACCACAAGAACGTCTTCATGGAAATAGTCCAGAACTACGACATTGATGGCTTAACTTTGGACTATATCCGATATCCGAGCACGAGCTTTGGTTATAATCCAACTGCAGTCGCCCGATATAATGCTGAGTATGGCACTTCAGGCAACCCATCCACAACGGATACACGCTGGCTGAACTGGAGAAGAGACCAGGTTACCAACATGGTGAAAAGGATCTATCTCGAAGCCAAAGCCATCAAGCCATACATCAAAATAGGCGCTGCTGTTTGGAGCCCGGCATCGACTGGAAATGCAAGCTACCTGCAGAATTGGGATCAGTGGATGAGCAACCACTGGCTTGACTATGTCTGCCCAATGAACTACACCGACAACAACAACGTCTTCGATGGTGACAACCAGGACAGCATAGGAAGACAGTACGGACGCCACATCTACCCCGCCCAGGGCAGCTACCTGAATACAATCAGCAACTCAATGACCCAGATTCTTTCGGTACAGAATCTAGGCTTCCCGGGTGTAACCCTGTATGACTACCGGCGAACTAATAGCGGCACGGTCGACAGACCTGCCTTCAGGGATGCTCTGATTGGCACAGGTGGGCCATTCTCGGCACCCCGCACTGTTTCGCCAATGTACTGGATTGATGCGCCAACAACCGGCATGCTCAAGGGCTTTATCAAGACCAGCTCTGGCACGGCGATCTATCCGGCAACAGTTACCATCCAGGGCAAATCAACGAAGAACAGCGGAACCGGCTTCTATGGATTCGTTGACTTGACTCCGGGAACCTACACTGTCACAGCAAGCGCTCCGGGATATGTTGCCAATTCTGCCCAGGTGACAATAACTGAAGGAGTGGTAACAACGCAGGACATAATCCTTGGCGTTGACAACACTCCGCCTGTCATTACGAACGTGGAAACAAAGAATGTCTGGGGGACCAATGCCCAGGTTGTATGGGATACAAATGAGCCTGCAACCAGCCAGGTCGAGTATGGGTTGACGCAATCCTATGGCAACCAGACTGCAGAAGACAACCAGCTCGTAACAGACCATACCGTTCAGCTTGTCAATCTCACGCAGAATACCCTATACCACTATCGCGTGAAGAGCAGGGACGGTGCAGGTAATCTGGCTACTTCCTCCGACTACACGTTCACCACTATTGGGAACGATGTCGTTGCCGATATAATCATTGACAACCCGCAGGCAACGCTTGTTGGTTCTTGGTTTACCGGTACTTCTTCCACCGATAAGTACGGGGCAGACTACTACTACTGCACGACTCAGCAGACTGAAGATAAGTCGGCAAGGTGGACGCCTAACATCATAGTTGCTGGCAGTTACGATGTCTTCGTTTGGTATCCTCAAGGCACCAACCGCTCGCAGAAGGCGCCATTCACCATTTATTACAATGGTGGCTCGAAGACATATAACGTGAACCAGCAGACAAACGGCGGCAAATGGAACCTGCTTGGCAGGCATCCATTCGCAACTGGCACGTCTGGCTACATTAAACTTGGCAATGGCACAGGCGAAAGCTCGCTAAACGTAATGGCAGATGCCGTCAAGCTCTCTTATGCCGACACTACCAAACCCAGCGTACCTACCGACCTCGTGGCAACGGCTGTTTCCGAAACCCAGGCGAATCTGAGCTGGACAGCTTCGAGCGATAACATCGGAGTTGCTGGCTACAAGATTTACCGAGATGATACGCAGATAGGCACCAGCTCCACAAACAGCTACTCTGACACAACCTGTGAGGCTGGAATGTCTTACACATACGAGGTTTCGGCTTATGACGCAGCAGGAAACGAGTCGGATAGAAGCGTTCCCGCCGAGATAACCATGCCTGGCGGCGACAGAATTCCGCCGAGTGTACCTCAAATCATTAAGGCGGACGGGAAGTCGCCATCGCAAATAGACATTGCGTGGACAACTTCAACCGACAACGTAGAGGTCGTTGGGTATAAGGTCTATCGCAACGGCAACCAGATTGCAACGACAACCAATACCTCTTACAGCGATACTGGACTGGCTGAACTTACGACTTATACCTACGAGGTGTCAGCATCCGACGCCGCAAATAACGAGTCATCCAGGAGTGCCCCTTATGAAGGCAGGACACTTGATGGCACACCTCCTAGCGTGCCTACGGGGCTGACCGCGACTCCCATATCCGAAAGTCGAATTGACCTGAGCTGGAATGCCTCAACTGATAATGTTGGGGTAACCAACTACAGGCTATATCGAAACGGCGTTGAAATCGCCGTACCGGTGACGACGACTTACTCGGATACAAACCTCGTCCCATCAACTACTTACACCTATCAGGTAGCGGCCGAGGATGCAGACCATAACGTGTCAGCCTTGTGTTCGCCTGTGACTGCCACCACGAATCAGGATTCGACTCCGCCGAGTGTGCCAACAAACTTGACTACCACGGCAGTATCGCGGTCGCAGATTAACCTGTCGTGGACAGCTTCCACAGACAACGTTGGTGTGGCAGGGTATAAGATCTATAGGAATTCCGTCCAGATCGGCACAAGCACCACGACTAGCTACTCTGACACCACCTGCTGGGGGAACACAACCTATACCTACAAGGTAAGCGCCTACGACGCTCGAGGCAACGAATCGGCGCAAAGCTCAGCCTCGGTACGAACAACCCCAGCTGTTACAGACATTATCATGGACAACACCGCAGCCACGCTTGTAGGAGCCTGGACCTCAGGAACTTCTACAACAGGCAAGTACGGTGCGGACTATATTTACCGAAGCACTGCGGTGACAGAAACAGGCTCGGCGACGTGGACCCCGCCTATTGACGTGTCAGGCTACTACACTGTCTACTGCTGGTATACCCAGGGCTCCAACAGGGCGACTAATGCACCCTATGTAGTCACCTGGTATAATGGCTCGCAAACAGTGAACATCAACCAGCAGTCCGGCGGAGGTACATGGGTCACGCTGGTTACTAGGAAAGTATACATGCAAGGCATCAGCGGCTCAGTAAAGCTACACAACGGCACCGGCTCGACCGGCTACATCGTTGTTGCAGATGCAGTGCGCTTCCAGATGACCTCGTCTGACCTTACACCGCCGAGCACACCAACCAACCTTACTGCCACGGCTGTTTCGAAGAGCCAGATTAACCTAAGCTGGACCGCATCCACGGATAACGTCGGCGTAGCTGGCTACAAGATTTACAGGAACGGCACGTACCTGACATCCGTAACCGGCACTAGTTACTCGAATACTGGGCTTCCAGAGAAGACAACCTATTCATACAAAGTGTCGGCATACGATGCGGCTGAAAACGAGTCTAGCCAGAGCAATCAGGCAACCGCAACTACATGGGAATCCCAAGTGATCGTAGACAACTCCGACGCTGGATTCTCCGCATCGGCCAACTGGTCCACAGGTACTTCCTCCACAGACAAGTATGGGTCGAACTACCGCTGGAGACCCACTGCCGCCACCAGCGACCATGCAGTATGGAACTTCAGCCTCATAGGTCCGGGAAGCTTTACCGTCTACGCGTGGTGGACGGTTGGAACAAACCGGTCTACTCAAGCCCCATACATCGTCTACTATAGTGGCGGAAATACAACCATAAAGGTAAACCAGCAGACCAATGGTGGAAAGTGGAACTCCCTTACAACGAAGACATTCGCAGGAGGGAGCAACCACGTCAACCTCTCTTGCTGGGCGACCACCGGCTACATAGTAGTTGCTGATGCCATAAAGCTGGTTCGGCAGTAG
- a CDS encoding response regulator, whose product MSKRVLVVNDSFADRMILRDLLASLGYSVVGEAKDGQESLDKYKELQPDLVIVDVAMRDMDGPSTVRELTRIDPNAVILMCASQGQRVLAMESLQAGAKDFITKPINPRRLLKILTELLKERMAA is encoded by the coding sequence TTGAGCAAAAGGGTGCTTGTTGTAAATGATTCTTTCGCCGACCGAATGATTTTAAGGGACCTTCTTGCGTCCCTCGGCTACTCAGTTGTCGGTGAGGCGAAGGATGGGCAGGAATCGCTCGATAAGTACAAAGAACTCCAGCCCGATTTGGTCATTGTTGATGTAGCCATGCGCGACATGGATGGCCCCAGCACTGTGAGAGAGCTTACACGCATTGACCCAAACGCAGTAATTCTAATGTGCGCAAGCCAGGGACAGCGAGTACTGGCAATGGAGTCATTGCAGGCAGGCGCAAAGGATTTTATTACAAAGCCTATAAACCCAAGGCGCCTCTTGAAAATCCTAACGGAACTCCTTAAGGAGCGCATGGCAGCATAA
- the glgA gene encoding glycogen synthase GlgA, protein MSKMLKVLFVSAEVSPFAKVGGLADVAGSLPKALKAMGHDVRIAMPGYKMVKDNPAYNISERLKNLNVTLGWRNVGTSIKETTLGDAIPVYLICAPYFEQCVDSKSIYIPGSEPYAFFAKAVLDTICAMKPTWKPDIIHCNDWHTGLLPVYRSVYYDNDHVLGKAASVFTIHNLAYQGEFDASILPDYGLPESLYTMDKLECYGKVNFLKAGIVFSDLVTTVSPTYSCEIQTSEYGCRLEGLLFYMNSLGRLRGILNGIDYEEFDPATDKRIRFNYSASNPEGKAKNKAELQSELGLPMDPNIPLIGLVSRLADQKGLDLIRGAASRIMKLGVQLVVLGTGDRKYEKFLTQLEEKYPSQVKANIGFDVKLAQRIYAGCDMFLMPSRFEPCGLGQLISLRYGTIPIVRSTGGLADTIIGYEPSNPNSNGFCFCEYSPTALLKAVKQAVEVYKDKAEWDKLVRRALSSDYSWNTSAQKYVKLYWEAVSLRRRNCMGEVRSAA, encoded by the coding sequence ATGTCCAAGATGCTAAAGGTTCTATTTGTTTCCGCAGAGGTATCACCATTTGCAAAAGTAGGCGGTCTTGCAGATGTGGCAGGGTCGCTTCCAAAAGCACTCAAGGCAATGGGGCATGACGTGCGAATTGCCATGCCAGGCTACAAGATGGTGAAAGATAACCCAGCATATAATATCTCTGAGCGCTTAAAGAACCTAAATGTAACACTTGGCTGGCGAAATGTGGGCACTTCCATAAAAGAAACAACTCTGGGAGACGCCATTCCAGTGTACCTTATTTGCGCTCCATACTTTGAGCAGTGTGTAGATTCAAAAAGCATTTATATTCCTGGCAGCGAGCCTTACGCTTTCTTTGCCAAGGCAGTGCTGGACACAATTTGTGCAATGAAACCCACATGGAAGCCCGACATAATCCACTGCAACGACTGGCACACTGGACTGCTTCCGGTATATCGGAGCGTCTACTACGACAATGACCACGTGCTGGGGAAAGCGGCGTCGGTTTTTACCATTCACAACTTAGCCTACCAAGGTGAGTTCGATGCCTCAATCCTGCCGGACTATGGCCTTCCGGAATCGCTCTATACAATGGACAAACTCGAGTGCTATGGAAAGGTCAACTTCCTAAAAGCTGGCATAGTCTTCTCGGACCTTGTGACCACCGTAAGTCCAACATATTCCTGCGAAATCCAGACCTCCGAATATGGGTGCCGGCTGGAAGGACTACTCTTTTATATGAACAGTTTGGGACGCCTTCGCGGTATACTTAACGGCATTGATTATGAAGAATTCGACCCCGCCACAGACAAACGAATACGCTTCAACTATAGCGCAAGCAATCCCGAAGGTAAGGCAAAAAACAAGGCAGAGCTCCAATCAGAACTAGGCCTACCGATGGATCCAAACATCCCATTAATTGGATTGGTATCAAGACTCGCTGACCAGAAGGGCCTTGACCTCATCAGGGGAGCAGCGTCAAGGATTATGAAGCTTGGTGTGCAGTTGGTTGTTCTAGGCACGGGTGACCGCAAATACGAGAAATTCCTAACTCAATTGGAAGAAAAATACCCATCACAAGTCAAGGCAAATATTGGCTTTGATGTTAAGCTTGCACAAAGAATCTACGCTGGTTGTGATATGTTCCTTATGCCATCGAGGTTCGAGCCCTGTGGGCTTGGACAGCTAATCAGCTTGAGGTATGGAACAATTCCAATCGTCCGCAGTACAGGTGGCTTAGCAGACACAATAATCGGCTACGAACCATCAAATCCTAATTCGAATGGGTTCTGCTTTTGCGAATATAGCCCTACAGCACTACTCAAAGCAGTAAAGCAAGCAGTGGAAGTATACAAAGACAAGGCTGAATGGGACAAACTAGTTCGGAGAGCGCTTTCTAGTGACTACTCATGGAACACATCAGCACAAAAATACGTAAAACTCTATTGGGAAGCAGTTTCTTTGCGAAGACGAAATTGCATGGGTGAAGTACGTTCAGCGGCATGA
- a CDS encoding FliA/WhiG family RNA polymerase sigma factor, with protein sequence MRNKDSKTTTVPDIKELWRKYKQGGDQNARDALINQYSYLVKITAGRVVTSLPPNVERDDLVSAGVVGLIKAVDQYDLDRKVKFETYAIALIRGAILEMLREEDWVPRSVRERVKNLERTYLQLEMKLGRPATEEEVANALGIELDDLHSLLGDSGRATLLSLDDVIVSTDGNERIHLSDVINDQAAAPLAEVELKEMQRSLAAAIDRLPERERLVIALYYYEGLTFKEIGKVLSVSESRVYQLHTQAVLRLRGYLARDVALFH encoded by the coding sequence ATGCGTAATAAAGATAGCAAAACAACTACGGTCCCGGATATCAAGGAGCTCTGGAGGAAGTATAAGCAAGGCGGGGACCAAAACGCACGAGACGCGCTAATCAATCAGTATTCCTACCTCGTCAAGATTACGGCGGGGAGAGTGGTAACTAGCTTACCTCCCAACGTCGAACGAGACGATTTGGTTAGCGCGGGGGTCGTCGGCCTCATCAAAGCCGTTGACCAATATGACCTTGACAGAAAAGTTAAGTTCGAAACGTACGCTATCGCTTTAATCCGAGGCGCCATACTCGAAATGCTCCGCGAGGAAGATTGGGTGCCGCGGTCGGTAAGAGAGCGAGTTAAGAATCTAGAGCGAACGTATCTACAGCTTGAAATGAAGCTGGGAAGGCCGGCCACCGAAGAAGAAGTTGCAAACGCTCTTGGAATCGAACTGGATGACCTACATTCACTATTAGGCGATAGTGGTCGGGCCACACTCCTTTCGCTAGATGATGTAATCGTAAGCACAGATGGCAATGAACGAATCCATTTGTCTGATGTGATAAACGACCAGGCTGCAGCGCCATTAGCGGAAGTCGAACTAAAGGAGATGCAGAGGTCTTTGGCAGCTGCAATAGACAGACTTCCAGAGCGCGAAAGGCTGGTCATTGCCCTATACTATTATGAAGGGCTTACATTCAAAGAAATTGGTAAGGTTCTATCGGTATCAGAATCCAGGGTGTATCAACTTCACACTCAGGCGGTGCTGAGACTCCGTGGTTACCTTGCCAGAGACGTTGCTCTTTTCCATTAA
- a CDS encoding peptidyl-prolyl cis-trans isomerase: MNHAQKKALILAIVGLIFAGIISGCGRAAVAKVNGHKITRQDYYNRLERTLIDTPNGQQEVGLLVLRDLINEQLLLGLAEKEHVPPTDKQVEERYNHAKKQPFFMNRLRAAGVTQEQARDLLRVQQAHFNLVTRGVKVTDKEVREYYEKHKDTIYTQPEYALVAAIFTDDKKTADEAYALLQKGVDFGTVALQKSTDRVSAAVGGRLRKAIVRGDPELPKEVQDAVLSKKKGEYTKPIFGGNGYVIFKVLEKKPKQVQPFEQVKYGIWNQLMIERGSKKNDLEAMLNKFREESDIKINIERYRRFLQPPKAQPIPGQQTPNPAAQKK; this comes from the coding sequence ATGAATCATGCGCAAAAGAAAGCATTAATTCTGGCGATTGTGGGCCTGATATTCGCAGGTATAATAAGCGGATGCGGTCGCGCAGCGGTCGCCAAAGTCAATGGCCACAAAATCACCAGGCAAGATTATTACAACAGGTTGGAGCGAACACTGATTGACACCCCGAACGGGCAGCAAGAAGTGGGTCTTTTAGTGCTACGCGATCTTATCAACGAACAACTGCTACTTGGGCTCGCTGAAAAAGAACACGTACCTCCCACCGACAAACAGGTTGAAGAACGCTACAATCATGCAAAAAAACAGCCATTCTTTATGAATAGGCTACGAGCGGCTGGCGTTACCCAAGAGCAAGCGAGGGACCTTCTTAGAGTTCAACAAGCACATTTCAACCTCGTGACTCGCGGAGTCAAAGTTACCGATAAGGAAGTTCGCGAATACTACGAAAAGCATAAAGACACCATATATACCCAACCTGAATATGCATTGGTTGCCGCCATATTTACAGATGACAAGAAGACCGCCGATGAAGCCTATGCACTTCTTCAAAAGGGAGTAGACTTTGGGACGGTTGCGCTGCAAAAGTCTACTGACCGCGTATCTGCCGCAGTTGGCGGGCGGCTAAGAAAAGCAATTGTCCGCGGTGACCCTGAGCTTCCTAAGGAAGTACAAGACGCCGTCCTCAGCAAAAAGAAAGGCGAATATACAAAGCCAATATTTGGCGGCAATGGATACGTGATATTCAAGGTACTTGAAAAGAAGCCAAAGCAGGTCCAGCCGTTCGAACAAGTAAAATACGGTATTTGGAACCAGCTGATGATAGAGCGAGGCTCAAAGAAGAACGACCTTGAAGCAATGCTCAATAAGTTCCGCGAGGAATCGGATATCAAGATTAACATCGAACGATATAGGCGGTTCTTACAGCCACCGAAGGCTCAGCCTATTCCAGGACAGCAGACACCAAACCCTGCGGCTCAGAAGAAGTAG